The Argopecten irradians isolate NY chromosome 6, Ai_NY, whole genome shotgun sequence genome has a window encoding:
- the LOC138325579 gene encoding pre-mRNA-splicing factor 38B-like isoform X2 gives MPPNNPLPIWGNEKTMNMNPLILTNIQSSPYFKVNLYELKTYHEVIDEIYYRVEHLEPWERGSRKTAGQTGMCGGVRGVGAGGIVSSAYCLLYKLFTLRLTRKQLTGLITHQDSPFIRGLGFMYIRYTQDPKELWDWYEPYLEDEEGVALDPAEGWSHDSKSASSVE, from the exons ATGCCACCAAACAATCCATTACCAATCTGGGGTAATGAGAAAACCATGAACATGAATCCACTGATACTGACAAATATACAGTCATCACCTTACTTCAAGGTCAACTTGTATGAGCTGAAAACATATCATGAAGTTATTGATGAAATTTACTACAGA gtAGAACATTTAGAACCTTGGGAAAGAGGAAGTCGGAAAACAGCTGGGCAAACTGGAATGTGTGGCGGG GTACGAGGTGTAGGAGCCGGAGGGATTGTCTCTAGTGCCTACTGTCTACTGTATAAACTGTTCACCCTGAGACTGACACGGAAACAGCTCACTGGATTGATTACTCACCAGGACTCCCCATTTATCCGTGGACTCGGATTTATGTATATCAG ATACACACAGGACCCTAAGGAGCTATGGGACTGGTATGAACCCTATCTGGAAGATGAGGAG GGTGTTGCTCTAGATCCCGCTGAGGGCTGGTCTCATGATAGCAAGTCGGCCTCCTCCGTGgaatga
- the LOC138325579 gene encoding pre-mRNA-splicing factor 38B-like isoform X1: MPPNNPLPIWGNEKTMNMNPLILTNIQSSPYFKVNLYELKTYHEVIDEIYYRVEHLEPWERGSRKTAGQTGMCGGVRGVGAGGIVSSAYCLLYKLFTLRLTRKQLTGLITHQDSPFIRGLGFMYIRYTQDPKELWDWYEPYLEDEEEIDVKAGGGHVMPIGEMIRQWMTKLEWYSTLFPRIPVPVQKDLMQKLKNHNWSRPEPEEEPIAASNQPQHIPDEEVSFGEAERMAYKRR; the protein is encoded by the exons ATGCCACCAAACAATCCATTACCAATCTGGGGTAATGAGAAAACCATGAACATGAATCCACTGATACTGACAAATATACAGTCATCACCTTACTTCAAGGTCAACTTGTATGAGCTGAAAACATATCATGAAGTTATTGATGAAATTTACTACAGA gtAGAACATTTAGAACCTTGGGAAAGAGGAAGTCGGAAAACAGCTGGGCAAACTGGAATGTGTGGCGGG GTACGAGGTGTAGGAGCCGGAGGGATTGTCTCTAGTGCCTACTGTCTACTGTATAAACTGTTCACCCTGAGACTGACACGGAAACAGCTCACTGGATTGATTACTCACCAGGACTCCCCATTTATCCGTGGACTCGGATTTATGTATATCAG ATACACACAGGACCCTAAGGAGCTATGGGACTGGTATGAACCCTATCTGGAAGATGAGGAG GAAATAGATGTTAAGGCCGGTGGAGGACATGTGATGCCAATCGGAGAAATGATTCGTCAGTGGATGACCAAACTAGAGTGGTACTCAACATTGTTTCCTCGCATCCCTGTACCGGTGCAGAAAGATCTGATGCAGAAACTGAAGAATCACAACTGGTCCCGCCCAGAACCAGAGGAGGAGCCAATAGCAGCATCCAATCAACCACAACATATACCTGACGAGGAGGTCAGCTTCGGCGAGGCTGAGAGGATGGCATACAAGCgcaggtag